The window TGTGGGACTGGGAATCTGCTACGACAGTTCCTTCCCGGAACCCATGCGAGCGTTGGGACTGGCCGGTGCGGATGTCATTGCACTGGGAACCAACTGGCCAGTCGCTGCTTCTCGCACCGCAGAAATTGTTCCCCCGGCGCGAAGCATGGAAAACCATTTGTTCTTCGTTGCCGCAAATCGAATTGGTGAAGAACGCGGCTTCGAATACTGCGGCTTGAGTTCGATCTGTGGCCCCGACGGCGTGGAACTGGCTCGCGCAAAAGGAGCTGAGGAAACGGAGCTGATCGTCGACATCGATTTGGAACAGGCCCGTAACAAACGCATCGAACGCACGCCTGGAAAACACGTCATCGACCGGTTTGCCGATCGACGTCCCGAGATGTATTCACGTCTCAGTGAATCAATTGCGGCCAACGAATCACCCGACGACGCTTGAACTTCGTTTTTGTCAATCAACGATTCGATTCACTGATCGGCCAAATAGATGGCTTCACCCGTGAACCGTCGTCGCAGTTCTTCGTCGCTCCAGGAAACCTTGCCGACCGCAGGGTCCCCGATCAACCAGCGACCACCGTCGGTCTGGCCCAGCACAGTCACGACATGCCCGACCGTAACATTGCCTAAGAAACCGTTGTCCTGAGGATTGTCGCCGGTCAGTCCAAATCGAACCAACGCGACATTGGGAAGTTGACCTTTCTCAAGCCAAAGACTGGGATTGCGAGACGCAACCTTTGCCTTTCGGTCGTGCTGGTGCGCGACGGTCGACAGACCACG of the Rhodopirellula baltica SH 1 genome contains:
- a CDS encoding carbon-nitrogen hydrolase family protein encodes the protein MLIACVQTGVHFASVDQNVDDVCKKMEQLGKQSVELAVFPECTLTGYGYESREEALDAAPTIDSPAIGRLIEACQANRLTITIGTLIRKDRDELHNSALMIDGSGLLGRYNKVHLPHLGVDRFVDRGLFCDQTFTTQSGCNVGLGICYDSSFPEPMRALGLAGADVIALGTNWPVAASRTAEIVPPARSMENHLFFVAANRIGEERGFEYCGLSSICGPDGVELARAKGAEETELIVDIDLEQARNKRIERTPGKHVIDRFADRRPEMYSRLSESIAANESPDDA